ATCATTACGTCCTTCGGCATCGGCACGTCGCTGATGTTCCATGTGACCTACACGATCCTCGGCCTCGGGCTGATCATTTCGCAGTCGATCTATCTGTTCAACATCGTCAAATGGTGCGGTGTCGCTTACCTGATCTATATCGGCATCAAGGCGCTGCGCGCCGGCCAGACGGAGATCAAGGTCGACCACACGGAAGGCAACGGGTCGATCAAGGGCCAGTCGGCGGCCAAGGCCTTCGGCCTCGGCTTTGCCGCCAACGCGCTCAACCCCAAGCCGGTGTTCTTCTTCCTGTCGATCTTCTCGACGGTCGTTCACGCCCATACGCCGATGATGATCAAGTTCGGCTACGGCCTTGTCATGGCGACCTGCCTGATCGCGTGGTTCGTCGGCGTCAGCATGTTCATGACGACGCCGCGCATGCGCGCCGCCTTCACTCGCGCCAGCAAGTGGATCGACCGCGCCAGCGGCGTGGTGTTCATCGCGCTCGGCCTCAAGCTTGCGACGGAGAAGGCTGTCTGATCATGCTCTCCGGTCGTCTCCTTTCAGCCCTGTTCGGCCTTGTCTTTACTGCGCCGGCGATCGCCGCCGACTGCAAGCAGTCGCACGCGATCTACGGCGACCGCGACGGGGCCTACGAGCTGCGTTTCGAACCGGTCGGCTCGTCGAGTGCGGCGACCAGCAACCACTTCAAGGTGGCGGTGCTGAAGCCCGGCCTGCTGCTCGATGGCGTCGTCATGCCGGCGGGCGAGCCGGAACGGGCGACCGGGCTGATCATGCACAATTGCCCCGAGGGGGATGCGACCGGCGAGGAACTGCGCGCCTGTACTGTGTGGCAGGGTGTGGTCTACGCGCTCGACAAGGCCGGGGCGATCAGCGAGATCCCGCAAGAGACCGAGACGGCGGCCGAGCAACTGCTGCTTCCCGATTTCGGGCCGTCGCTTCGCGCTTCGACCGCCTGGGGCAAGGGCAAGGCCGAGGCCGACAGTTGGGATGCCTTCACCTTCAAGGGATGCGCCGCATGAGTGCGAGCCCTGTTCTTCTCGTGACCGGCGGCAGCCGCGGCATCGGCGCGGCAATCTGCCTTGGTGCGGCGAAAGCCGGCTGGCGGGTCGCCGTCAACTATGCGTCGAACCGCGATGCGGCCGATGCGGTCGTCGGCGCGATAGAGCGGGCCGGCGGCACGGCGATCGCGGTTCAGGGCGATGTCGGCACCGAGGCGGATATCCAGGCGATCTTTGCGGCTGTCGATGCCGCCTTCGGCCGGCTGGACGGTCTCGTCAACAATGCCGGCATCGTCGGCCCGACCGAACGGGTCGACGAAATGTCGCCCGAGCGGCTCGAACGCATGTTCCGCATCAACGTCACCGGTTCCATCCGCTGTGCGGCGGAGGCCGTCCGGCGCATGTCGACACGTTACGGGCACCACGGCGGCGTCATCGTCAACATCTCCTCGGTTGCCGCCACGCTCGGCTCGCCAGGACAATATGTCGACTACGCCGCCTCAAAGGGCGCGATCGACACGCTTACCATCGGCCTCGCACGCGAGGTCGCGACCGAGGGCATCCGCGTCAACGCGATCCGCCCCGGCATCATCGATACCGAGATCCACGCTTCCGGCGGTCTGCCGGACCGGGCGCGTGATCTTGCCTCCACCATTCCCGTTCAGCGACCCGGCACGGCCGAGGAAGTCGCTGACGCGGTTCTCTACCTCCTGTCGGATAAGGCGACTTATGTGACGGGGGCAATTCTCAATGTCAGCGGCGGACGGTAACCGTCCTGAAGGAAGGATATTCTAATGGCTTATGATCTCATCGTTATCGGCAGTGGCCCCGGCGGCTATGTCTGCGCCATCAAGGCGGCTCAGCTCGGCCTGAAGGTTGGCGTCGTCGAGAAGCGCGCCACCTACGGCGGCACCTGCCTCAACATCGGCTGCATCCCGTCGAAGGCGCTGCTGCATGCTTCCGAGGTGTTCCATCAGGTCGCCCACGGCGTCGATACGCTCGGCGTCGAAGTCGCGGCGCCGAAGCTGAACCTCGAAAAGATGATGGCGCACAAGGATGCGACCGTTAAGGCCAATGTCGACGGCGTCTCGTTCCTGTTCAAGAAGAACAAGATCGACGGCATCCAGGGCACCGGCAAGGTGCTCGGCCAGGGCAAGGTCTCCGTCACCAACGACAAGGGCGAGGAGCAGATCCTCGAAACCAAGAACATCGTGATCGCCACCGGCTCCGACGTTGCCGGTATCCCGGGCGTCAAGGTCGACATCGACGAGAAGGTCATCATCTCGTCCACCGGCGGCATCGCGCTCGAAAAGGTTCCGGCCAACATGATCGTCGTCGGCGGCGGTGTCATCGGTCTCGAACTCGGCTCGGTCTGGGCCCGTCTCGGCGCCAAGGTCACTGTTGTCGAGTATCTCGATTCGATCCTCGGCGGCATGGACGGCGAAGTCTCCAAGCAGTTCCAGCGCATGCTGGCCAAGCAGGGCATGGACTTCAAGCTCGGCGCCAAGGTGACCGGCGTCGTCAAGGACGGCAAGGGCGCCAAGGTGACCTTCGAGCCGGTCAAGGGCGGTGACGCCGTGACGCTCGATGCCGACGTGGTGCTGATCGCCACCGGCCGCCGCCCCTACACCGACGGTCTCGGCCTTGATACGGCCGGCGTCGTCATGGACCAGCGCGGTCGCGTCGAGATCGACAATCACTTCCAGACGAGCGTTGCAGGCATTTACGCGATCGGCGACGTCGTGCGCGGCCCGATGCTCGCCCACAAGGCCGAGGACGAAGGTGTCGCCGTTGCTGAAATCCTCGCCGGTCAGGCGGGTCACGTGAACTATGACGTGATCCCCGGGGTCGTCTACACCCAGCCGGAAGTCGCCTCCGTCGGCAAGACCGAGGAAGAGCTGAAGGCTGCGGGCGTTGCCTACAAGGTCGGCAAGTTCCCGTTCACGGCCAACGGCCGCGCGCGGGCGATGCAGGTGACCGACGGTTTCGTCAAGATCCTCGCCGACAAGGAAACCGACCGGGTGCTCGGCGGCCATATCGTCGGCTTCGGCGCCGGCGAGATGATCCACGAGATCGCCGTGCTGATGGAGTTCGGCGGTTCGTCGGAAGACCTCGGCCGCACCTGCCACGCACACCCGACCATGTCGGAAGCGGTCAAGGAAGCGGCGCTGTCGACCTTCTTCAAGCCGATCCACATGTAAGGAACATGCAGGGGGCTGTGATCACGCGGCCCCTTGTTCCCGGCCGCGTTTCGTGCGTGCCGGCTGCCCCTTGTGGCCATTGCTCACTCAGTGGCGTCAACGCCCGCTGACATTGTCGCCATCGGCAGTCCTGTTCGCAAGCGACCGTATCATTCTTCCGAAGCGGACCTGAGGGCGTGGAAACGCTCCTCGAACTCGCGCCTCAGGCTGCGCCGTGCCTCGGCAGCGCGCTGCCGGCGTTTGCGGTCGGCTGTGTCGGTGACAAGGGCAGGGACAGGCGTCGGGCTGCCGTCGGCATCGACGGCGACCATGGTAAAATAGCAGGAATTGGTGTGGCGGCGCTCGCCGCTGCGGATGTTTTCGGCCTCGACCCGGATGCCGATTTCCATCGAAGTGCGGCCGGCATTGTTGACGGCTGCACGGAAGGTGACGAGCTCGCCTACATGGATCGGCTGGCGGAAGGTGACCTGGTCGACCGAGAGCGTCACGGCATATTGCTGCGAAAAGCGCGAGGCACAGGAGAAGGCGACGCGATCGAGGAGATTGAGCAGCGCGCCGCCATGGACCTTGCCGCTGAAGTTCGCCATATCCGGCGTCATCAGCACGACCATTTCGAGTTCGCGTGTGTCGTAGCTGGTTTCCATTGTCCATCTCCAGATTTGCAGCGTTCCGCCGGAGTTATGCAGCTTGCCGGAGCGAAGGGAAGGGGCTCTGGACGAGGGGATGTGACGATCGGTCCGAGGGTTGCGACAAGCGGTCTTCTGTCCAAGCACGGGGGAGGGCGCAATCATGTCCGCAAGGACAGACGACGCGCGCGTCAGGAGGAAAAATGAAACCGAGAGCCGTGGCCATATCGCTGCCGAGCCGGCACCTACCGGATGCCGATTGGGCCGACCGCTTCGAGCTTGCGCTCGACGGCAAGGGCGTGACCGCGGCGGAAGCCGCCGAACGTTCGCTTGGCCGGTCGCCGCGGTGGGTCCGCGTGCTGCTGGGCCTGCGCAACCGCATCGTCTCGGTCGTCGGCCTGAAGTCGGCGGCGCCCTCCAGCCGCCTGGGGCTGATCGGTGCGTTTCCTGTCGTATCGAAGAGCGATGACGAAGTGGTGCTCGGCTTCGACGACAAGCATCTCGATTTCCGCATCGTCGTCGATGTCAGGGCGGGATCTGCTGTCAACCAGATCGTCGGCGTCACCACGCTCGTGCGCAGGCACAACACGCTCGGACGGGTTTACCTCTTGGCCGTCACGCCGTTTCACAAGGCGATCGTTCCGACACTTCTTTCGCGGGTGGCGGGCCCCTAAGCCCGGCCTTCGGTTCTCAGCCCGGACAAGAGCAGGTCGAGATTGTTGCGTGCGCTGGTGAGGCGCAGGGCCGGGTCGTCCGCCTCGGCAATCCAGAGCGCCGCGTCGGTGAGCGCGCCATTGATCAGCCGCGCCAATGTCTCGGCGTCTCCTTTCCGCACGACGCCCGCGGCCATCATCGCCGAAAGCCTGGCGGCAAGCGATGCGAGGCATTGGCGCCGGCTCGGTTCCAGCATGCTTGCGCCGAGTACGGCCGGGGCATCCTTCAAGACGATCTGTCGGATTTCCGGGTCGAGCGCCATCTCCAGATAGAGCCTGCAGCGGCGCACGAACCCGTCCCACCGGTCCGGGGTCGCGGAGGCTGCGTCGAGCCGTGTATCCATTTCGCCGTCCAGGGTCTCCACGACCGCACGCAGCAGGCCCTTCTTGTCGCCGAAGTGATGATAGAGCGCGCCGCGCGTGAGCCCGGCGGCGGCGGTGAAATCGTCCATCGACGTCTCCGCGTAGCCGCTTCGGGTGAACGCTTCCCGGGCAGCGGCGATCAGCTTTGCTCTCGTTTCCGCGATCATGTCGCTGCGCGCGCGCCTCGTCATCGGCAACTCCTTTTGCATACGGTGCGTATGCTAATTGACATGCGTGACGTATGTCAATATCACTTGCATACGCTGCGTATGTTAATGCGACGGCGCTAAAACACCCATTGCAGGAGCTTCCATGGCCAATCCCTACGCACAGATCTTTGCCGCCAAAGGCACGGTGGGCTTCACCCTGGCGGGATTGGTGTCACGCCTGCCGCTGTCGATGATGGGCATCGGCATCATCACCATGCTGGCCCAGTCCCGCGGCAGCTATGGCCTGGCCGGCGGTGTGGCCGCCGCCTTCACGCTGGCCTCGGCACTGCTGGCGCCGCAGGTTTCCCGGCTCGTCGACCGCTTCGGCCAGAGCCGGGTGCTGCCGGTTGCCGCAGCGCTCAGCCTTCTCGGCACGTCGGCCCTCCTCGCCTCGACCCATTGGCGGGCGCCGGACTGGACGCTCTTCGTCTTTGCAGTAATTGCCGGGTGCACGCCGAGCATGTCGGCGATGACCCGGGCGCGATGGACCGAGCTCTATCGCGGTCGCCCGGAGCTCAAGACCGCCTTTTCGCTCGAATCGGTCTTCGACGAGATCTGCTTCATCGTCGGCCCGCCTATCGCAGTGGGCTTAGGCGTCGGCCTGTTTCCCGAGGCCGGGCCGCTGGCCGCCGCTGCGTGCCTCGCTATCGGGGTCACCGCTTTCGTGCTGCAGAAGGGCACCGAGCCACCGGTCAAGCCTGCGGAGACGATGGCGCCGGGTTCGGTCCTTCGCTACCCCGCGCTGCGCGTCCTGATCGTCGCGCTTGCCGGCATGGGCGTGATCGTCGGCACGATCGACGTGGTCAGCGTCGCCTTTGCCGAGGCCGAAGGGCGGCCGGCGGCAGCGAGCCTCGTGCTCTCCCTCTATGCGCTCGGTTCCTGCATCGCCGGCCTGGCGTTCGGCGCAACCAGGATCGGCCTGTCTTTGGCGAAGCTGTTCCTGATCGGGGCGGGCATGACGGCCGCTACCACATTGCCGCTACTCCTTGCCGGCGGGATCGGCAGCCTTGCGACGATGATGTTCATTTCGGGCGTGTTCTTTGCGCCGACGATGATCGTCGCCTTGAGCATCGGCGAAACCGCCGTGCCGCCGTCGAAGCTGACGGAAGGGCTGACCTGGTTGACCACTGGCCTCGGGATCGGGGTTGCGGCGGGTGCCGCGGTGTCAGGGGGCGTGGTCGCACGCTTCGGCGTTCAGGCCGGCTTCACCATTGCGCTCGCCGCTGGTGTCCTGATCCTTGGCGCTGCGTTCTGGGGCTATCGCGGCCTGTCGCGGATCGAGGGCGATGGTGCAACCGCAGGCGCAGCCGAGGTCGTTTCGCGCGCCGGTGCGCAGGGCTGAGGCGGGGGCAATGTGCCGGCGGCGTCCGTTGCCGGCCTACCCGTCAGTTGGCACGCGTGACCGTAAAGCCCTGGCCGCGCAGCAGCTCAACCAGGCCTTCCTTGCCCGGCAGGTGCAGTGCGCCGACGGCCATGAAGGCGCCACCGTCCTTCAGGATCGGTTGGGCGCGCGTCGCCATGGTTTTGTTGCGGTCGACGATGATGCGCTGCTCGAAGTCGGCATAGCCGAAATCCTCGGCGCTCTTGTCCGACACGGCTTTCATCATCGGCATGATCATGCCGGTGTCGCCGGAGAGATAGAGATCGGTCATCGTCGCGAAGACGTCGTCGATGGTCTTGCCGAGCGCGAGCGTCTCGATGAGGGCGCGCAGGTGCAGTTCGGTCGGCAGCGAGTCCATGGCGGCGAGCTGTTCGACCAGCGTTTCCAGGCCCTTCAGCGTCTTGCCCTGACTGACCGCATCCTCGGCGATCTTCTTGTCGAGGAAGGAGGCGCCCGCGGCCTTGCGGCTCATTTCGCAGGCGGGCAGCGCGACGAAGCTCGCGATCATCCAGGGCTTCATGCGCGAAACCAGGGGCAACGGAATGCCGCGTGCCTTGAGGCCCGTTTCGAGCTGTTCGCGGTCGCCGGGCTTCAGGAAGTCGGCGATCGTCTTGTTGTCCGGAAGCATGGTGAGATCGGGCCGCATCAGGATCGCGGCGGCCGACTTCTTCTCGTCGATGATCTCGTCCGATTCGACGATGACGGTCGAGGCTGCCTCGAAGGCGGCGGGCGCCTCGGTCGGCAGGGCCAGCACGCGCGGATCGGTGACATGCATCGTGCCGAGCAGCCAGGACGGCGCGACACCGTCCTTCTCGATCTTCCAGAAGATGCCCTTGCTGTTCGGGATCGCGGCGGCTTCCGCTTCGAGCGCAGCCAGTTTCGTCGGGTCGGATTTTGCAAGCGCGGTCAGAACATTCGTGCCGCCGCATTCCACCTCCGCGGCATCGGCCTCAGCGACAAAGACGAGAGCGACGATGAGGCAGGCGGCGAGCAGGACATGCAGCAGGGCGACCAGCCAAAGTGCCCCGTCGGCGAGCCGCGCAAGCAGGTGCCGCGGCAGGTTTTGCTGAGGTCTCGCAAAGGCGGTCATCGTTCTTCCCTGACAGTCGCATGGTCGATAACCGACCCTAGGCCCGGGCCGGTCACGGCTTCCTTAACGGGCATGGTTAATCCGCCCTTTCGCCGAAAATCAGGCGCGCGGGTGGGCGCGGTCGTAGATCTCCAGAAGCCGCGCCGAATCGACGCCGGTATAGACCTGGGTGGTCGACAGGCTGGCATGGCCGAGCAGTTCCTGAATGGTCCTGAGATCGCCGCCGCCGGCCAGCAGATGCGTGGCGAAGGAGTGGCGCAGCGCATGTGGCGTTGCGGTCTCGGGCAGCCCGAGCGCGCCGCGCAGCTTCTGCATTTCGCGCTGGATGATCGCCGGCTGCAGCTTGGCACCGCGCGCGCCGAGGAACAACGGCTCATCCGCGGCGATCGGGTAGGGGCAGAGCTTCAAGTAGGTGGCGACCGCCGCACGCGCCGCTTCGATCAGCGGCACGATCCGGGTCTTGTCGCCCTTGCCGACGATGCGCAGCGACGTGGGTGCGCTGGAAAATTCCGACGGCGTGAGGCCGAGCGCCTCGGAAATGCGCAGGCCGCAGCCATAAAGCAAGGTCAGCACCGCTGCGTTGCGTGCGGCGATCCAAGGCTCCTCGGCAAGCTGCGCCTGCGACGTTACGACAGTCAGCGCGTCGCGATCGGTGAGCGGCTTCGGCAGGGATTTAGGCTGTTTGGGCGAGCGCACCGCGGCCGCACCGGCCGCATTGGCAAGGCCGTTGCGTTCGAGATAGCGCAGGAAGGAGCGAAGCCCGGCCAGCCCGCGGCCGAGCGTGCGGGCGCCGGCGCCGCCCTTGCGACGCTGGGCGAGGAAGCCGCGCAGGTCGGCCGGCCTCAGTGTACGGATGTCGGAAAGCCGCGGCGGCCCGGCGAGATGGCCGGTGAGAAACGTCAGGAATTGCCGGGTGTCGCGCTCATAGGCCTCGACGGTGTTGTCGGAGAGGCGGCGCTCCCGCATGAGCCCGTCAAGCCAGCGCTGACGCTCGGCAAGAAGCTCCGGATGGCCGATGACGAGGAGCTCGTTCATTGTCGCTTTCCATTGATGGTCCGCCCGCGACAATGCCCTGACGCGTCTTAGGTTTTTGCTAATGCACCCTTGGAATTTGTCATTCTTCGATCATATAGAATTGCGATGGTCAGCCGCAAACAAACGGATCGGACTATGGCGGGACGGGATTCAGTGAACGGAATCGCGCATTTTGCTGAAGTGATCGCCCTGGTCTCCCAGGGGCAGCCTGGCCACATCGTCGACACCCTGATTGCCGAACGCGGTCAGCGGATCGTCAAGAGCCCGCTCTGGCCGCTGATGCGGCCTTTTCTCTATACGCTGCTGAATTATCGCAAGGCGCACGAGTTTGCCGATGCGGTCGCCAACATGCCGGGATTCCAGGCCTTCGAGCATCTGAGCTCGCTGTTGTCGCTGGAGGTGCGGGTCGATCGCGCCGAGCGCATTCCGCAGAAAGGTGGCTTCCTGCTCGTCAGCAACCACCCGACCGGCATTGCCGATGGGATCGCAGTCTTCGACCTCTTGAAGAGCCGGCGGCCGGACATGATGTTCTTCGCCAATCGCGATGCGATCCGCGTCAATCCGCGTTTCGTCGAGATGGTCATACCAGTCGAATGGCGTGAGGAACACAAGAGCAAGCTGAAGGCGCGCGAGACGCTGCAGGTCACAAACCGGGCGATCGGCGAGGGCAAGGCGACCGTGCTCTTTCCTTCCGGGCGCATCGCCTATTGGGCCGATGGTTGCCTCAACGAACGGCCATGGAAGACGTCGGCCGTGGGCTTTGCGCGTAAATACGGGCTGCCGATCCTGCCGGTGCATATGAGCGCCCGCAATTCCGGCCTGTTCTACTGGTTCGCCAAATGGTCGACCGAGCTGCGCGACATGACCGTGTTCCACGAGCTGCTGAACAAGAAGGGCGATCTCTTCGACTTTCGCATCGGCAACCTCATTCCGCCGGAGGCGCTGGAGGGCGAAGCGGGCGAGGTGACGAAGGCGCTCGAACGGCACACTGTCTTCGATCTGGCGATGGATGCCGACGCGGCGTTCAGGCCCAGGCTGCAAACGGCGGCCGCGCTCTAGCGACCGTCGTGGTCCACGCAAACGCCATCGGGCTTCACCCCGCGCGGCGGATCGGCTAGGTCTTGAGCCATGCAGCTTCAATCCATGTTCGCCGAAAACTACCGTTCGCTGAAGTCGATCCGCATGGATCTGACCGGGGTCAACCTGTTCATCGGCGAAAACGGCGTCGGAAAGTCCAATCTCTATCGCGCGCTTCAACTCGTGCAAGCCGCCACGCGCGGCACGCTGGCGCGTGAGATTGCCGAGGAGGGCGGCATGTCCTCGGCGCTCTGGAGCGGCCGTCGGCGTGCCGACAAGCCGGCGCGCATAAGGCTCGAAACCGAGCTTCTGGACGAGGAACGGGCGATCACCTTCCGCTACCGCATCGAGGCCGGGCTGCGTCCGCCGAAGGCTGCGGCCGGGTTCGCCTATGAGCCGCAAGTCAAGGAAGAGGAACTGACGGTCGAAACCGGCCGCCGTCCGGTGACGATGATGAAACGATCCGGGCCCGGTATCTTCGTGCGCGGCGAACGCGGGCGGATGGAGGATTATCCGGAGCAGGCGTTGACGTCCGAGACCGCGATCTCGCTGCTCGGCGACGCCGGCCACTACCCGGAGGTCGGCACTTTCCGCCGTGCAGTCGAACAGTGGCGCTTCTTTCACGGCTTCCGCACCGACCGCGATTCGCCGCTGCGGTTGCCCTGCCTTGCGGTGACCGCGCCGCTGCTCGACGAGACCGGCGTCAATATGGCGGCGGTCTTTGCGACGCTCCGCCACACGCGCGAAGACACGGTCGACCTCGACCGGGCGATCGCCGATGCGTTCGGCGGCGCTTACCTCGATGTTCCCGAACCCGGCCAGTTCGCCGAATTCTCGCTGGTCTTTCCGGATTTTCCCAGCCGGCCGTTTTCGCCGCGTGAGCTTTCCGACGGCCAGATGCGCTTCCTGGCGCTCGCCGCCGCTCTGCTCTCCTACCGGCGTCCGCGCTTCATCGCGCTCAACGAGCCGGAGACGAGCCTGCACCCGGACATGCTGCCGGCGCTTGCCGACATGATCGCCAGCGCTTCCAGGGAGAGCCAGATTTGGATCGTCACCCATTCGGAAAGACTGGCGGAAGAAGTGCGCCAGCGCTCAGGTATCCGTCCGCGCCGGGTGATCCGCAAGGACAGCGCCACCTGGATCGACGGCATGCGGCTGACAGGGCTGATGGACGACGAGTAGGCAACAAAAAACCCCGCATCGCTGCGGGGTTTTCTTGTTCATTCCCGAAACAATCAGGCGATCTTCTGGCCGGTCTTGGCCCAGTCGGCCAGGAAGGTTTCGAGGCCCTTGTCGGTCAGCGGGTGCTTGACCAGCGCCTTCAGCGTTGCCGGCGGCGCGGTGACGACGTCGGCGCCGATGAGGGCGGCTTCCTTGACGTGGTTGACCGTGCGGATCGAGGCCGCGAGGATTTCGGTCTCGTAGCCGTAGTTGTCGTAGATGTGGCGGATCTCGCGGATCAGGTCCATGCCGTCGAAGGCGATGTCGTCGAGGCGGCCGACGAATGGCGAGATGAAGGTGGCGCCGGCCTTTGCGGCAAGCAGTGCCTGGTTGGCCGAGAAGCACAGGGTCACGTTGGTCTCGTGGCCGTCCGAGGTCAGCGCCTTGCAGGCCTTCAGGCCGTCGAGCGTCAGCGGCAGCTTGATGCAGATGTTGTCGGCGATCTTCGCGAGAACGGCCGCTTCCTTCATCATCTCGGCATATTCGGTCGCGGTCACTTCAGCCGAAACCGGACCTTCGACGATCGAGCAAATTTCCTTCGTGACTTCCGTGATGTCACGGCCCGACTTCAGGATCAGCGACGGGTTGGTGGTGACGCCATCGAGAAGGCCGAGATCGTTCAGCTCGCGGATTTCCTTGACGTCGGCGGTATCAACGAAAAATTTCATGGGGTCACTCCCTTGGGGCACGATTGCCGTTCGGCGCATATCTACCGGGGAGGAATTCCGTTGGCAGAGATCGCGCGCGTTGAAACTCTGGTGGAACCGTGACAAACCCTGCGGCCTGCAAGGCTGCGGTTCGCAGCGCAGTTTTCTTTAACCGAAACACGTGGCAAGGTCACGGCAAAATGACTCGCGATTCAACCGATTTATTCGGCGATTTGCTCGGGCCCGTTTCGGCCCGTCGCGTCGTGCCGGTCCTGGTGCCCATGCCGGCGCCGAAAGCCTATTCCTATGCGGTTCCCGACGGCATGTCGGTCGAGCCGGGCTCGATCGTGCAGGTGCCGCTCGGCCCCCGCCTCGTCGTCGGCGTGGTCTGGGATGGCGACGATGACGGGAGCGTCGACGCCAAGAAACTCAAGACGATCGAGAAGGCTTTCGACTGCCCGCCGCTAACGCGCGACATGCGGACCTTTCTCGATTGGGTGGCCGCCTATACCGTCACGCCGCCGGGGCTGGTCGCGCGCATGGCGCTTCGCGCACCCGCCGCGTTCGATCCGGAACCGATGGTGGAGGCGCTGCGTCTCACCGAGATGCGACCGGAGCGCATGACGGCGGCGCGCGAACGGGTGATCGCTGCCGCCAGCGACGGCTTTTCATGGACACGCTCGGGGCTGGCGCATGCCGCCGGCACATCTTCGAGCGTCATCGAAGGGCTGACCCAGCAAGGCGTCTTCGAGACCGTCTTCATGGCGCCGCCGCCGGTCGTCGCCCTGCCGGATCCCGATTTTATCGCCCCCCGGCTCGAAGGCCCGCAGAAGGATGCAGCTGCCGATCTGCTGGCAGCGGTCGAGGAGGGCGGTTTCTCGGTGTCGCTGATCGACGGCATCACCGGATCCGGCAAGACCGAGGTCTATTTCGAGGCGATCGCCGCGACGCTTCGGGCGGGCAAGCAGGTGCTGATCCTGCTTCCCGAAATCGCGCTGACGTCGAGCTTCCTCGAACGCTTCCAGGATCGTTTCGGCGCCAAGCCCGCCGAGTGGCATTCGGACTTGGCCCCCCGCACCCGTGAAAAGGTCTGGCGCCAGGTGACGACCGGCACGGTCCGTGTCGTTGCCGGCGCCCGTTCGGCGCTGTTCCTGCCCTTCGAGGAACTGGGTCTCATCATCGTCGACGAAGAGCACGACCCTGCCTACAAGCAGGAAGACCGCGTCTTCTACAATGCGCGCGACATGGCGGTCGTTCGTGGTCGCATCACCGGTTTTCCCGTCGTGCTCGTCTCGGCGACGCCGTCGCTCGAAAGCCGGGTCAACGGTGACGTCGGCCGTTACAAACCGATCCACCTGCCGACCCGTTTCGGTGATGCGGCGCTGCCGCGGCTCGGCGTTGTCGACATGCGCCAGCATCCGCCGGCACGCGGCGGGTTTCTCTCGCCGGTGCTCTTGAACCAGGTCGGCAAGGCGATCGAGCGTGGCGAACAGGCGCTGCTGTTCCTCAATCGTCGCGGCTATGCGCCGCTGACGCTGTGCCGCGTCTGCGGCCATCGCTTCCAGTGCCCGGATTGTTCGAGCTGGCTGGTCGAGCATCGCTTCCGCGGGCAGATCCAGTGCCACCAGTGCGGCTATTCAGAGCGCACGCCGGAAGCCTGCCCGGAATGCGGCACGCTCGATCATCTGGTCGCCTGCGGGCCGGGGGTCGAACGCATTGCCGAAGAGGTGGAGCGGCATTTTCCCGAGGCGCGCACGATCGTGCTTTCTTCCGACCTGATGGGCGTCAAACGGCTGAGGCTGGAGCTTGAAGCCATCACGCGTGGCGAGGCCGATATCGTCATCGGCACGCAACTCGTCGCCAAGGGCCATAACTTTCCGCTGATGACACTGGTCGGCATCGTCGATGCGGATCTGGGACTTGCGAACGGCGATCCGCGTGCGGCGGAGCGGACCTTCCAGCTGCTCTCGCAGGTGACCGGCCGTGCGGGCCG
The nucleotide sequence above comes from Ensifer sp. PDNC004. Encoded proteins:
- a CDS encoding primosomal protein N' codes for the protein MTRDSTDLFGDLLGPVSARRVVPVLVPMPAPKAYSYAVPDGMSVEPGSIVQVPLGPRLVVGVVWDGDDDGSVDAKKLKTIEKAFDCPPLTRDMRTFLDWVAAYTVTPPGLVARMALRAPAAFDPEPMVEALRLTEMRPERMTAARERVIAAASDGFSWTRSGLAHAAGTSSSVIEGLTQQGVFETVFMAPPPVVALPDPDFIAPRLEGPQKDAAADLLAAVEEGGFSVSLIDGITGSGKTEVYFEAIAATLRAGKQVLILLPEIALTSSFLERFQDRFGAKPAEWHSDLAPRTREKVWRQVTTGTVRVVAGARSALFLPFEELGLIIVDEEHDPAYKQEDRVFYNARDMAVVRGRITGFPVVLVSATPSLESRVNGDVGRYKPIHLPTRFGDAALPRLGVVDMRQHPPARGGFLSPVLLNQVGKAIERGEQALLFLNRRGYAPLTLCRVCGHRFQCPDCSSWLVEHRFRGQIQCHQCGYSERTPEACPECGTLDHLVACGPGVERIAEEVERHFPEARTIVLSSDLMGVKRLRLELEAITRGEADIVIGTQLVAKGHNFPLMTLVGIVDADLGLANGDPRAAERTFQLLSQVTGRAGRTGLKSLGLLQTYQPQHPVMQAIVSGDADAFYDREIAEREKALLPPFGRLASLIVSADTRQDAEGHARGLRMAAPRTDGISILGPAEAPLALVRGRHRFRLLVHGRRNSDMQAFVKAMIAAGPKERGSISVQLDIDPQSFL